In a single window of the Papaver somniferum cultivar HN1 unplaced genomic scaffold, ASM357369v1 unplaced-scaffold_57, whole genome shotgun sequence genome:
- the LOC113343303 gene encoding uncharacterized protein LOC113343303, which translates to MGGKKGGSGGSSFNSEKNSAPNINIVEMKNNVDKLLEKMEGLSESLDQFKEDASTESNRVDKLVEDENTGLSNLVEDITTDIRKELQAVRTTANNVETLLHTLARGLMDVGNIIVKAPGYVATTVVNAPITTNLEAELKEDKEILRKATKEIVDAYTKLIDRLDTAHNNSIVILTLLFALSFFFYSHSLPAGTRMKPVEFSGRVSIVILSAAVCMCYLWLQYQKICNIGLQLRALNGRFQDYTNVFTSLSESKEERAEKQPNTQGNQVELPVTAAAQLVGKYKHLEKRKLISAFEAETFRKQPIEMMPSTSKLYLWFIGLLFIGSAILMIAGAVNEFKNGSP; encoded by the exons ATGGGTGGTAAAAAGGGTGGATCCGGCGGAAGCAGCTTCAATTCAGAAAAGAACAG TGCACCTAATATCAACATAGTGGAGATGAAAAACAATGTAGACAAATTGCTAGAAAAGATGGAAGGGTTGAGTGAATCATTGGATCAATTTAAGGAGGATGCATCAACTGAGAGTAATAGAGTAGATAAACTGGTTGAGGATGAGAATACTGGATTGTCCAATCTTGTTGAAGATATAACCACGGACATTCGAAAGGAATTGCAAGCCGTGAGAACCACTGCAAACAATGTCGAGACTCTGCTGCATACTTTGGCAAGAGGCTTAATGGATGTTGGGAATATCATCGTCAAGGCTCCCGGTTATGTGGCGACAACCGTCGTGAATGCTCCAATAACAACAAATCTTGAGGCCGAATTGAAAGAAGATAAGGAAATTCTGAGGAAGGCTACAAAGGAAATAGTTGATGCATACACAAAGCTAATAGATCGCCTTGATACAGCACACAACAATTCAATAGTGATCTTAACCCTTTTATTCGCCCTTAGTTTCTTCTTTTACAGCCATAGTCTTCCAGCAGGAACCAGAATGAAGCCCGTTGAGTTTTCTGGAAGAGTGTCCATAGTCATCCTATCTGCAGCAGTTTGTATGTGTTATCTATGGCTCCAGTATCAAAAGATTTGTAACATTGGTTTACAACTAAGGGCTCTGAATGGACGTTTCCAAGACTACACCAACGTCTTCACTTCCCTTTCAGAATCCAAGGAGGAAAGAGCTGAAAAACAACCCAACACCCAAGGCAACCAAGTCGAATTGCCGGTAACAGCAGCAGCCCAATTGGTGGGAAAATACAAGCATCTTGAAAAAAGGAAATTGATTTCGGCTTTCGAAGCAGAGACTTTCCGGAAGCAACCCATAGAAATGATGCCGTCGACTTCAAAACTCTATCTTTGGTTCATTGGTTTGCTTTTCATAGGAAGTGCTATCTTAATGATTGCAGGGGCTGTTAATGAGTTTAAGAACGGCAGTCCATGA